From one Plectropomus leopardus isolate mb chromosome 8, YSFRI_Pleo_2.0, whole genome shotgun sequence genomic stretch:
- the icmt gene encoding protein-S-isoprenylcysteine O-methyltransferase, translating to MAGSKLVLEGRVSVKAFVLGLSVVIIPLIRTWFGHLDWVFDYLTETPGKIVICIHIAVINGLLLIIYRGPLYKVAVRACFLGVTFGCGLIISCSETTWTHFGWYMCSLSFFHYSEYLVTAIINPRSLSLDSFLLNHSVEYTLAAVSSWVEFTVERLIVPELKQLNWLSVVGLLMVLCGEGLRKAAMLTAGSNFNHIVQNEKAQSHVLVTSGVYSYFRHPSYVGWFYWSTGTQVMLCNPVCILGYTIASWRFFRERIEEEELSLIHFFAEDYVEYKKKVPTGLPFISGIRVN from the exons ATGGCAGGCAGTAAGTTGGTGCTAGAAGGTAGAGTAAGTGTAAAAGCGTTTGTTTTAGGACTCAGCGTGGTTATAATCCCATTGATTAGAACGTGGTTTGGACATCTCGACTGGGTCTTTGATTATTTGACGGAAACTCCCGGAAAAATAGTGATTTGTATCCACATTGCAGTTATCAACGGCCTCTTGCTAATCATATACAGAGGACCTCTGTACAAG GTTGCTGTGAGAGCCTGCTTTCTGGGAGTCACTTTTGGCTGTGGTTTAATTATAAGCTGCTCTGAAACCACTTGGACACATTTTGGCTG gTACATGTGCTCGCTGTCTTTCTTCCATTACTCTGAGTACCTGGTGACGGCTATCATTAACCCTCGCAGCCTGTCGCTGGACTCCTTCCTGCTCAACCACAGCGTGGAATACACCCTGGCTGCAGTCTCATCATGGGTGGAGTTCACTGTGGAGAGACTGATCGTTCCAG AGCTGAAGCAGCTGAACTGGCTTAGTGTCGTGGGTCTGCTCATGGTGTTGTGTGGTGAGGGCCTGCGAAAGGCGGCCATGCTGACGGCCGGTTCCAACTTCAACCACATTGTCCAGAATGAGAAGGCCCAGAGCCATGTGCTGGTCACCAGCGGGGTCTACTCCTACTTCAGACACCCCTCCTATGTGGGCTGGTTCTACTGGAGCACAGGAACACAG GTCATGCTGTGTAACCCAGTGTGTATATTGGGCTACACGATAGCCAGCTGGCGGTTCTTCAGGGAGCGAATCGAGGAGGAGGAGCTCTCCCTCATCCACTTCTTCGCTGAGGACTATGTGGAGTACAAGAAGAAGGTTCCCACTGGGCTGCCCTTCATCTCAGGCATCCGTGTCAACTAG